In a single window of the Pongo abelii isolate AG06213 chromosome 1, NHGRI_mPonAbe1-v2.0_pri, whole genome shotgun sequence genome:
- the FPGT gene encoding fucose-1-phosphate guanylyltransferase isoform X1 — MSTYLMKTLIHRNLLKKSNGKLVAPGEFWDIVAITAADEKQELAYNQQLSEKLKRKELPLGVQYHVFVDPAGAKIGNGGSTLCALQCLEKLYGDKWNSFTILLIHSGGYSQRLPNASALGKIFTALPLGNPIYQMLELKLAMYIDFPLNMNPGILVTCADDIELYSIGEFEFIRFDKPGFTALAHPSSLTIGTTHGVFVLDPFDDLKHRDLEYRSCHRFLHKPSIEKMYQFNAVCRPGNFCQQDFARGDIADLKLDSDYVYTDSLFYMDHKSAKMLLAFYEKVGTLSCEIDAYGDFLQALGPGASVEYTRNTSNVIKEESELVEMRQRIFHLLKGTSLNVVVLNNSKFYHIGTTEEYLFYFTSDNSLKSELGLQSITFSIFPDIPECSGKTSCIIQSILDSRCSVAPGSVVEYSRLGPDVTVGENCIISGSYVLTKAVLPAHSFVCSLSLKMNRYLKYATMAFGVQDNLKKSVKTLSDIKLLQFFGVCFLSCLDVWNLKVTEELFSGNKTCLSLWTARIFPVCSSLSDSVTTSLKMLNAVKNKSAFSLNSYKLLSIEEMLIYKDVEDMITYREQIFLEISLKSNLI; from the exons ATGTCTACGTACCTAATGAAGACGTTGATACACAGAAATCTTCTCAAAAAATCAAACG GCAAACTTGTAGCACCTGGAGAATTCTGGGACATAGTTGCAATAACAGCGGCTGATGAAAAACAGGAACTTGCTTACAACCAACAGCTGtcagaaaagctgaaaagaaaGGAGTTACCCCTTGGAGTTCAATATCACGTTTTTGTAGATCCTGCTGGAGCCAAAATTG GAAATGGAGGATCAACACTTTGTGCCCTTCAATGTTTGGAAAAGCTATATGGAGATAAATGGAATTCTTTTACCATCTTATTAATTCACTCTG GTGGCTACAGTCAACGACTTCCAAATGCAAGTGCTCTGGGAAAAATTTTCACTGCTTTACCTCTTGGTAACCCCATTTATCAGATGCTAGAATTAAAACTAGCCATGTACATTGATTTCCCCTTAAATATGAATCCTGGAATTCTGGTTACCTGTGCAGATGATATTGAACTTTATAGTATTGGAGAATTTGAGTTTATTAGGTTTGACAAACCTGGCTTTACTGCTTTAGCTCATCCTTCTAGTTTGACTATAGGTACCACACATGGAGTATTTGTCTTAGATCCTTTTGATGATTTGAAACATAGAGACCTTGAATACAGGTCTTGCCATCGTTTCCTTCATAAGCCCAGCATAGAAAAGATGTATCAATTTAATGCTGTTTGTAGACCTGGAAATTTTTGTCAACAGGACTTTGCTAGGGGTGACATTGCCGATCTTAAATTAGACTCTGACTATGTCTACACAGATAGCCTATTTTATATGGATCATAAATCAGCAAAAATGTTACTTGCTTTTTATGAAAAAGTAGGCACACTGAGCTGTGAAATAGATGCCTATGGTGACTTTCTGCAGGCTTTGGGACCTGGAGCAAGTGTGGAGTACACCAGAAACACATCAAATGTCATTAAAGAAGAGTCAGAGTTGGTAGAAATGAGGCAGAGAATATTTCATCTTCTTAAAGGAACATCACTAAATGTTGTTGTTCTTAATAACTCCAAATTTTATCACATTGGAACAACCGAAgaatatttgttttactttacCTCAGATAACAGTTTAAAGTCAGAGCTCGGCTTACAGTCCATAACTTTTAGTATCTTTCCAGATATACCAGAATGCTCTGGCAAAACATCCTGTATCATTCAAAGCATACTGGATTCAAGATGTTCTGTGGCACCTGGCTCAGTTGTGGAGTATTCCAGATTGGGGCCTGATGTTACAGTTGGGGAAAACTGCATTATTAGTGGTTCTTACGTCCTAACAAAAGCTGTCCTCCCCGCACATTCTTTTGTGTGTTCCTTAAGCTTAAAGATGAATAGATACTTAAAGTATGCAACTATGGCATTTGGAGTGCAAGACAACTTGAAAAAGAGTGTGAAAACATTGTCAGATATAAAGTTACTTCAATTCTTTGGAGTCTGTTTCCTGTCATGCTTAGATGTTTGGAATCTTAAAGTTACAGAGGAACTGTTCTCTGGTAACAAGACATGTCTGAGTTTGTGGACTGCACGCATTTTCCCAGTTTGTTCTTCTTTGAGTGACTCAGTTACAACATCCCTAAAGATGTTAAATGCTGTTAAGAACAAGTCAGCATTCAGCCTGAATAGCTATAAGTTGCTGTCCATTGAAGAAATGCTTATCTACAAAGATGTAGAAGATATGATAACTTACAGGGAACAAATATTTCTAGAAATcagtttaaaaagcaatttgatttag
- the FPGT gene encoding fucose-1-phosphate guanylyltransferase (The RefSeq protein has 2 substitutions compared to this genomic sequence): MAAAGVPPVVSLREATQRKLRRFSELRGKLVAPGEFWDIVAITAADEKQELAYNQQLSEKLKRKELPLGVQYHVFVDPAGAKIGNGGSTLCALQCLEKLYGDKWNSFTILLIHSGGYSQRLPNASALGKIFTALPLGNPIYQMLELKLAMYIDFPLNMNPGILVTCADDIELYSIGEFEFIRFDKPGFTALAHPSSLTIGTTHGVFVLDPFDDLKHRDLEYRSCHRFLHKPSIEKMYQFNAVCRPGNFCQQDFARGDIADLKLDSDYVYTDSLFYMDHKSAKMLLAFYEKVGTLSCEIDAYGDFLQALGPGASVEYTRNTSNVIKEESELVEMRQRIFHLLKGTSLNVVVLNNSKFYHIGTTEEYLFYFTSDNSLKSELGLQSITFSIFPDIPECSGKTSCIIQSILDSRCSVAPGTVVEYSRLGPDVTVGENCIISGSYVLTKAVLPAHSFVCSLSLKMNRYLKYATMAFGVQDNLKKSVKTLSDIKLLQFFGVCFLSCLDVWNLKVTEELFSGNKTCLSLWTARIFPVCSSLSDSVTTSLKMLNAVKNKSAFSLNSYKLLSIEEMLIYKDVEDMITYREQIFLEISLKSNLI, from the exons ATGGCAGCTGCTGGAGTCCCTCCGGAAGTATCGCTGCGAGAAGCCACCCAGCGAAAATTGCGGAGGTTTTCCGAGCTGAGAG GCAAACTTGTAGCACCTGGAGAATTCTGGGACATAGTTGCAATAACAGCGGCTGATGAAAAACAGGAACTTGCTTACAACCAACAGCTGtcagaaaagctgaaaagaaaGGAGTTACCCCTTGGAGTTCAATATCACGTTTTTGTAGATCCTGCTGGAGCCAAAATTG GAAATGGAGGATCAACACTTTGTGCCCTTCAATGTTTGGAAAAGCTATATGGAGATAAATGGAATTCTTTTACCATCTTATTAATTCACTCTG GTGGCTACAGTCAACGACTTCCAAATGCAAGTGCTCTGGGAAAAATTTTCACTGCTTTACCTCTTGGTAACCCCATTTATCAGATGCTAGAATTAAAACTAGCCATGTACATTGATTTCCCCTTAAATATGAATCCTGGAATTCTGGTTACCTGTGCAGATGATATTGAACTTTATAGTATTGGAGAATTTGAGTTTATTAGGTTTGACAAACCTGGCTTTACTGCTTTAGCTCATCCTTCTAGTTTGACTATAGGTACCACACATGGAGTATTTGTCTTAGATCCTTTTGATGATTTGAAACATAGAGACCTTGAATACAGGTCTTGCCATCGTTTCCTTCATAAGCCCAGCATAGAAAAGATGTATCAATTTAATGCTGTTTGTAGACCTGGAAATTTTTGTCAACAGGACTTTGCTAGGGGTGACATTGCCGATCTTAAATTAGACTCTGACTATGTCTACACAGATAGCCTATTTTATATGGATCATAAATCAGCAAAAATGTTACTTGCTTTTTATGAAAAAGTAGGCACACTGAGCTGTGAAATAGATGCCTATGGTGACTTTCTGCAGGCTTTGGGACCTGGAGCAAGTGTGGAGTACACCAGAAACACATCAAATGTCATTAAAGAAGAGTCAGAGTTGGTAGAAATGAGGCAGAGAATATTTCATCTTCTTAAAGGAACATCACTAAATGTTGTTGTTCTTAATAACTCCAAATTTTATCACATTGGAACAACCGAAgaatatttgttttactttacCTCAGATAACAGTTTAAAGTCAGAGCTCGGCTTACAGTCCATAACTTTTAGTATCTTTCCAGATATACCAGAATGCTCTGGCAAAACATCCTGTATCATTCAAAGCATACTGGATTCAAGATGTTCTGTGGCACCTGGCTCAGTTGTGGAGTATTCCAGATTGGGGCCTGATGTTACAGTTGGGGAAAACTGCATTATTAGTGGTTCTTACGTCCTAACAAAAGCTGTCCTCCCCGCACATTCTTTTGTGTGTTCCTTAAGCTTAAAGATGAATAGATACTTAAAGTATGCAACTATGGCATTTGGAGTGCAAGACAACTTGAAAAAGAGTGTGAAAACATTGTCAGATATAAAGTTACTTCAATTCTTTGGAGTCTGTTTCCTGTCATGCTTAGATGTTTGGAATCTTAAAGTTACAGAGGAACTGTTCTCTGGTAACAAGACATGTCTGAGTTTGTGGACTGCACGCATTTTCCCAGTTTGTTCTTCTTTGAGTGACTCAGTTACAACATCCCTAAAGATGTTAAATGCTGTTAAGAACAAGTCAGCATTCAGCCTGAATAGCTATAAGTTGCTGTCCATTGAAGAAATGCTTATCTACAAAGATGTAGAAGATATGATAACTTACAGGGAACAAATATTTCTAGAAATcagtttaaaaagcaatttgatttag
- the FPGT gene encoding fucose-1-phosphate guanylyltransferase isoform X2, giving the protein MRAVRRGLREGGAMAAAGVPPEVSLREATQRKLRRFSELRGKLVAPGEFWDIVAITAADEKQELAYNQQLSEKLKRKELPLGVQYHVFVDPAGAKIGNGGSTLCALQCLEKLYGDKWNSFTILLIHSVSFQIYQNALAKHPVSFKAYWIQDVLWHLAQLWSIPDWGLMLQLGKTALLVVLTS; this is encoded by the exons ATGCGTGCTGTGCGGCGAGGTCTCAGGGAAGGTGGGGCTATGGCAGCTGCTGGAGTCCCTCCGGAAGTATCGCTGCGAGAAGCCACCCAGCGAAAATTGCGGAGGTTTTCCGAGCTGAGAG GCAAACTTGTAGCACCTGGAGAATTCTGGGACATAGTTGCAATAACAGCGGCTGATGAAAAACAGGAACTTGCTTACAACCAACAGCTGtcagaaaagctgaaaagaaaGGAGTTACCCCTTGGAGTTCAATATCACGTTTTTGTAGATCCTGCTGGAGCCAAAATTG GAAATGGAGGATCAACACTTTGTGCCCTTCAATGTTTGGAAAAGCTATATGGAGATAAATGGAATTCTTTTACCATCTTATTAATTCACTCTG TATCTTTCCAGATATACCAGAATGCTCTGGCAAAACATCCTGTATCATTCAAAGCATACTGGATTCAAGATGTTCTGTGGCACCTGGCTCAGTTGTGGAGTATTCCAGATTGGGGCCTGATGTTACAGTTGGGGAAAACTGCATTATTAGTGGTTCTTACGTCCTAA